In Phaseolus vulgaris cultivar G19833 unplaced genomic scaffold, P. vulgaris v2.0 scaffold_27, whole genome shotgun sequence, the genomic stretch gtgttcttggagcagagaaattatgCAGAATTCCCAACATCTcacagaatttgctaaacttctcattctgaaatactcctccatgatcacttctaatagaacCTATGTagttctttgtgttttgtagtcttcttgctagctttttgaatgcagaaaaggcatcactctttgattccaagaaaagagtccaagtgtacctagaaaagtcatcaacaataacaagagcataataatttccaccaagactcatagttcttgagggtccaaagagatccatgtgaagaagttcaagaggtctcaaagatgaaacaatatttttaattttgaaagaacttttcacttgtttccctctttggcatgcttcacaaatgtgatccctctcaaacttgagttttggcaacccagtcacaagatcttttgaaattggcttgttcaaatgattcatgtgaatataaGCAATTCTtttatgccaaagccaagattcatcttgcttggatagaagacatccaattgaacatggtgaagagatatctagaagatacacattattaactctcttacctaccaacattacctctttggtgttgggtagacagatttcacatgtatttgtcttgaacatcacttgatatcccttgtcacaaagTTGGGTAATGCTCAGCAaattatgctttaggccttctacataaagcaaatcatggattaccaagatgtctttgtctcctatggatcctctcccaagaatccttcctttgttgttgtctccataggtgacatgaccttcttgcttaaaggagatacacaggaactttgatttgtcccctgtcatgtgcttggagcatccactatccaagtaccatagttgcttgctctcctccaagatttcctacaaaagatattttcaagtacaaagaattggtccccttatgaatgtgggtccatctggtttatactcatcaattaaagctttatttcccttaggaatccacttcataagacctttaggaacaacatgttttctgattttacagaacctcacagatgacctcttttcatgcaatagaagcatgtaacaatcggttgtttcgatggtccaatcgattgtttttctggcattttcgaaaatgattttgaaaatctatcttgtttgttttgtggattaaaacccaatccagcttttccaaaaacacagttttgagatgctagaacactctcaaagttggattggcctttagaaagcttatccactgttttaacaagatagtggaccttcttttcaagattttcgcaattttcacaaactagagtatcacacttgcaagaggagtttttgtaaatgatttctagattttcaaaatctgtttttgaattttctaaatcctcttccagtgcctttactctgttttcaagtcagttgttcttttcttttaaccgattgttcaagagagccaatcggttggcttcttcatgtgtttcttgaaaggcttgaagcaattgaccataattttcagagtttgaggagtttgatgaacttacattacttgagtcatcctcccttctagccatgaagcaaagattgaggcttttcttatttttccttcttttccttcttgcttgactctttgtctttccttcctttggttcatgagcaaccttgagtgtgtcccacatatccttagccgttttgcactttgatatcctgaaaaattcattagtatctagtgcagaagctataatgttttgagcagaCCGATCAAGTtgggccatcttacattcatcatttgtccatttagataaaggttttgcaataaaagaattatcctttttgaactttggaatgtaaggaccattctcaattgaatcccaaattctttgatcaatagattcaataaagattttctttcgtgcttcccaaaacttataattcaatccacagaataaaggtggtttgtagattgaagcaccttcctcaaaagatagttttccagccatagaaaaaaggttTTTAGATCaatttgaataactttcaagaaccaagctcttgatgccaattgttataatatatggccttaaatgaGAGGGGGGAAGGGactgaattgtttaagagggattttcgtaaacttttaagcctagaatgaaaatacttcaagaaaaccttgattaagaaatcagtttttcaaaacataaagcaaaggCACAagactggaaaaacaatcggttgttttaccgaaacaatcggttgtttataccagttatcaaataacaaaattgaattgaaagagatagggatagagagattgtacacagatgtttatactggttcactccaaacccagagctacatccaatcttcttagaaaccctgaggaaatccactaagcaatcacaacttgatcactcacacaacaaccaagagaatgaccttgaacacctcaagaaacacactctccttggtcaacacacctacaccaagattgttgatcttgatcccctcaagaacacacatccaatcttagcaaacacagaaacgaaacttatTTCACacagtacaaggattacacttgttacagaagataatctgaaatcaatacaagcagaatcctattccacaaactttgatcaatcacaaactcttagcaatctcagctctttgaaaaactcaaaaactcttagtaaaaacttgtcaaagattaattgtcaaatttgtttttctgaatttattcaaagatgtagtttgttatcaaatcttaacaaactcttaaattgtattaaaagattggtcaaagcatttaatgactggagcgtaagcagttaaatcatttaatgctcagtcaaagataaaacagtttttctgttatggtcccaaaacaaacaatcggttgtttcctcgaatcaatcggttgttttggttcttaacagttcaaccattttaataacagttttcaatcttttcttaaaacatctaagtataaacaatcggttgtttcgacaaaacaatcggttgttttaacatagtttgaaaacattttactttcacaaagattgagatgcttatgctttagattcaatcaaggggtggattactatattcaaactaccccagaactatatAAACCAGCACATcaacaccaagcacagcaaAGGCTTCAACACTTTGTTTTGTGGAGTcaattaccaattttggaaagtgagaatgaaaatttttataCACTCAACTGATAAAGGCATTTGGGagtcaattgaaaatggtccttttgtacCTCAAGTTAGGAAAGATGATGTTTTAGTTGATAAACCTTCATCCGAGTGGATTGAGGCAGAAAGTAAGAAGGTTAAATTCGATTggattgccaaaaatattataacatctgCCCTAAGTTGTGATGGGTTTTTTAGGGTTTCACTATGTAGTTCGgctaaagaaatgtgggacatcttggaggtcacacatgaaggcacaaatgatgtgaagagagctaggaagcatgctTTGATCCAAGAGTATGAACTCTTCAGAATGCCAAAGGGAGAATCAATATGTGATGTGCAAAAGAGGTTCTCTGATATTGTGAATCATCTTATGAGTCTTGGtaagaagtttgatgaagaagaacTTAACATCAAGGTActgaagtgtcttgatagaacatggcaAGCAAAGGTCACTGCCAGTTCATAAATAAAGGATCTCACCTCAATGACTGTGGCATCTCTTTTCGGAAAACTAAGAGAGCATGAGATTGAGATTCAAAGGCTtgttgttcaagagagtgaagacaagcataaCAAAAGCATAACACTTAAAGCTAGCAAACAACAACATGTTTCtagtgaaagtgaagaagagaacATAAGTTTGTTATCAAGAAAATTAAGCAAATTCTTGAGAAAGAAACAAGCTTTTAAAAGGTATGATTCAAAGAAATCTAGTGAATTCAATTCTAATAAGTATACCTGTTATGGATGTGGTGAACAAGGACATATTAAGTCTGAATGTCCAAACAATGAAGTCAAAGAAAAGggagactttaaaagggagaaaaagggaaaaactAAGAAAGCATATATAACATGGGATGACAATGATGTCTTATCCTCAAGTTCTTCAGATGATGAAGAAGCTAATCTTTGACTTCTAGCATCAGTAACAAGCAGTGTGGATTCTACTTCAACAAGTAAACGTACCacctatgatcaattgcttaatactttttatgaaactcatgatgaagccaaCTGATTGGCCCTTTCtctcaaccggttgaaaggatTAATTAACTGGttagaaaataaagttaagGATCTATAGGAAGAGCTGTGCAAAACAAATAAAGATTTAGGAAATATGGATTTAATCTACAAGAATTCTTCTTGCAGTTGTGAGAAAATAagttgtgaaaattgtgaacttcttgaaaagaagatttgctatcttttgaaaaccttggaCAAGCTTACAACTGGAAAGTCCAACTTTGAAGATgtttttgttgaatcaagtgtgttcaagctttgaagaatccaaaccctttgaaggttgatgaaaggctggatgtgcttgttgttgctgagctgtctttagataggatctggggtagattaattatatatatccactcttgattaaatccaaagcataagcgttctcaaaccttttaattgaaaagtgtttttcaaactaagtgaaaaacaacctgttgttttgtcgaaacaatcgactgttttatacttaggtgtttttagaaaggttgaaaactattttttgatggttgacttgctgtcaaaccaaaacaaccgattgattcgtggaaacaaccgattgtttgttttgggaccataacaaaaaaatgttttgtgctttgactgagcattaaatgattttacaactgtttacgctccaatttttaatgctttgaccaatctttaaattcaataaatggtttgttaatattatgtaacaaacaacaactttgttttaatatagaaaaacatatttgagtttttcattgTTTGAGCTTTTGAAAAGTTCaaaattgcttagagattgcattgatcaaagactgtgagataggattttcatcttgtattgatttaatatcttttctgtaacaagtgtaatcctttgtactttgaaagaaactctgtgtgtatagctgagaagtgttgtgcgTTCTTgtggggatcaagatcagcattcttagtggtgttgtgctgaaccaaaggaagtgtgtgtctggaggggatcaaggtcacttctttggttgtgttgtaagtaatctagggttaattgcttagtggattcccagtggtttctgggaagactggatgtagctattggttaagagtgaaccagtataaacctgtgtgttcaatctctctatcctttaactctttaatttcaatttttatatttgtgaactggtataaacaaccgattgtttctgcgaaacaactgattgtttttctcgtgttgtgcttatttgctttgtgttttggcaaactgatttcttaatcaagttattctggaagtaatttcattctaggtttaaaagtttgcgaaaaccctctttaaaccattcaccccctctagtttaaagccatacattctaacagttTTAGCCTCACTGAAATGTGTATTTGGAAAAGCAGGTTTGGGATTTTATCCtcaaagcaaagaaaaaaagattgcaaaacctttttcaaattttcccgaaaaacaatcggttaaagtGTCGTTTCAACCgtttgttacatgcttctattgcaggAAGAAAGGCCATTCTATCAGGTATTGCATATTTCGTAAATTTCTTGTACCTAAAGGCATCTATAAGTGGATTCCAAGATATACtatctgatggaagaggcccaagcccttgatagaaaaagcccaagcccaaccccaaatacaagttcaagcccaacaaatagaagatatgggccaactaagcatcattggatgtctttcttttgtaattacttttaagtatttttagtagaacataaagggaggtgtagatataaatataagaggtgcaaatgtaaaAAGCTAagccacaccttccatgtgacaaaaaaaaggtgtaggtgtagatttcggaggtgccaaaaaaagaaaccaagtcacactttccttgtgactaggaagtggctccaaattcaaatgcttctcatttgaatttccctccactttcttttgaatttccagccttctaaacactataaataagagggcttggctcatgtatttggaagattgaatagagtattgttatgctgccaatttagtgccatacattactccttgccttgcttctaggttttaatcttcatttcaccaccttcaaaggggctggccgaacctccaaCCTTCActactcctcatgcaccttcaaagcatCCAAACTTCCTAGGAAGGCTTTGTTCCACTCTCCTCCACCAAGCTTCCGCACCCATCATCATCAAAAatcaaagaagagctcataggaatgccatcatttggtatcatgagctatggttcttcaaagatgagtatctctttttcattttcttttttgagttcttcttatttcctagttgttcatcttgattccaagttgtcttgctttttttctgtttttaatatgatttgaattcttttctattcaattcaatAGGTGGGTTTGTTCAAATTTGTGCTTGAACATCTATTTTCAAGtttgtgtaggattcttgatatatttgtgttgctgttttttatttatttttaggttGCTTGAGTCTTGATTGAAATTTTATTCGGTTCATATTAACATGCTTgaatcattttattttctgaatctataagttttgtcaagtcttgtgtttccatatttgtcatcaaatcctagtagtacttttttttggcttatttgtttcttgttttaggtataaatgcttgatctgaaatctgctgtgttttgatctttggtgctttttatttttagtttgagttcatatttgtgtgttagatccacacaaattccttacactaattccattgtgtttcttttggtatatcattctgtttttgtttctagatttacagaatcctctgttttccaccattctgtTTTGGATgattttgcttatgaaaattattttccatATAAGAAAATTCTGAGCTTTTGGattttgcaagattgaggtgttagagaaaggacaaaaaaagaaatagaaaaaaaaatgataaatattttagaattggagcactgattttagaaaatttattaaaaaaatggtatatgcatttggagtgaaaccaacgccaaatTTTTTTTGAGATCTTGATCTGTTTGGATATAAATTTTTAGAAGCAAATATTAAAAgtccagctcagcataaatatgTGAAAATCACGCATTTTGTACCACAACAATttgtttcagtggtgctgtttttttttttttttttattttgaaataaaatctagtgctattccataggttccattttgtgtgccatcctttctttgagtacctttttatttgcttgtctaatatttcattgaaactctttctagttgtcacatttaattccatttgtgtggtactatttttcaaattaatttgtttcttgctttatttctt encodes the following:
- the LOC137817273 gene encoding uncharacterized protein; the protein is MKIFIHSTDKGIWESIENGPFVPQVRKDDVLVDKPSSEWIEAESKKVKFDWIAKNIITSALSCDGFFRVSLCSSAKEMWDILEVTHEGTNDVKRARKHALIQEYELFRMPKGESICDVQKRFSDIVNHLMSLGKKFDEEELNIKVLKCLDRTWQAKVTASS
- the LOC137817274 gene encoding uncharacterized protein, with product MTVASLFGKLREHEIEIQRLVVQESEDKHNKSITLKASKQQHVSSESEEENISLLSRKLSKFLRKKQAFKRYDSKKSSEFNSNKYTCYGCGEQGHIKSECPNNEVKEKGDFKREKKGKTKKAYITWDDNDVLSSSSSDDEEANL